A window of Lytechinus variegatus isolate NC3 chromosome 15, Lvar_3.0, whole genome shotgun sequence contains these coding sequences:
- the LOC121428908 gene encoding photoreceptor-specific nuclear receptor-like, protein MSAHSSTSASHGQTIQSGNLDQELICKESKTGYQSEECKALNAQDTHREMAKVSRGDSPKSCDASTMDMTETLGKSQDSSAKLGDTYASSESSGFDSPNKPANTSTSTDEQNTACTLATTNGLGSTSPESHANQSLPRQFMVPSLVDMKSTTGGSTKTSNRQEAHHHPSRGAVRGLDIMCQVCGDRSSGRHYGVYSCDGCRGFFKRSVRRNLAYVCRDGGRCVVDVARRNQCQACRYRKCLAVNMNRDAVQHERAPRCFARPYNIPVTHPQNPRSGDDSKPENSTTQAQISRITSLSEHHPPITSLTPERRSCFVPVVPDYISRLPPKTTNQDAGKFGPLTPLTNQQTPLPHLMDVQRLAVGACAKMESIQEKQDSKPTYMPLPGSPFIHPFPISTNSNAPLTSRDLLYEAAAHLLFMTVKWARGLPAFLSLSFSDQAILLEESWGELFILGACQWSLSREFGQLFSSETLNTLKNDQSDTTIQNDVRILQDIVCRVRELQTDPMEFACLKALALFRPDSRGVCEVSIVERLQDETQLSLAEYNHTHYMTQRARFGKLLLLLPSVRKVHSRTIVNLYFRGTIGSVPIERLICDMFKSC, encoded by the exons ATGTCTGCTCATTCTTCAACTAGTGCTTCTCATGGGCAAACTATTCAGTCTGGAAACCTTGATCAAGAGTTGATTTGTAAAGAAAGTAAGACCGGGTACCAGTCAGAGGAATGCAAAGCTCTCAATGCACAGGATACGCACCGGGAAATGGCCAAGGTATCAAGGGGAGATTCCCCAAAGAGCTGTGATGCTTCAACAATGGACATGACAGAGACGCTTGGTAAGAGTCAGGATAGCTCTGCTAAACTTGGTGACACCTATGCCTCATCAGAATCCTCTGGCTTTGATTCACCCAATAAACCAGCAAATACAAGCACCTCTACAGATGAACAGAATACGGCTTGTACTCTGGCAACCACTAATGGCCTAGGTAGCACATCACCTGAAAGCCATGCCAACCAATCACTTCCACGTCAATTCATGGTGCCATCTCTAGTAGATATGAAAAGCACGACCGGCGGAAGCACCAAGACGAGCAACAGACAAGAAGCACATCATCACCCCAGTCGAGGAGCAGTCAGAGGACTCGATATCATGTGTCAAGTGTGTGGAGACAGGAGTTCAGGACGACATTATGGCGTCTACAGCTGCGATGGTTGTCGGGGTTTCTTCAAGCGGAGTGTTCGAAGGAACCTTGCCTATGTGTGTAGAGACGGTGGTCGCTGTGTTGTTGATGTGGCTCGGAGAAACCAGTGTCAGGCATGCAGGTATCGAAAATGTCTTGCTGTTAACATGAACCGAGATG CCGTACAACATGAGAGGGCCCCACGATGTTTTGCTCGTCCCTACAACATTCCGGTCACCCATCCTCAAAACCCGCGCTCTGGAGATGATAGCAAACCAGAAAACTCCACCACCCAGGCCCAGATTTCAAGGATAACATCACTTTCCGAACACCATCCACCCATAACGAGTTTGACCCCCGAGCGGAGATCTTGCTTTGTTCCCGTGGTGCCAGATTACATTTCTCGACTCCCGCCAAAAACGACCAATCAAGACGCGGGAAAGTTTGGACCTCTCACACCGTTGACCAATCAGCAGACTCCATTGCCCCATCTCATGGATGTACAGCGGTTAGCGGTGGGAGCCTGTGCGAAGATGGAGAGTATACAGGAAAAACAGGACA GTAAGCCAACTTATATGCCACTTCCGGGTTCACCCTTCATCCACCCTTTCCCAATCTCAACAAATAGCAACGCCCCGCTGACATCACGTGACTTACTATACGAGGCCGCCGCACATTTATTGTTTATGACTGTAAAGTGGGCAAGAGGTTTGCCCGCGTTCTTAAGTCTGTCATTCAGCGATCAGGCAATCTTACTGGAGGAATCTTGGGGGGAGCTCTTCATCCTTGGTGCCTGTCAGTGGTCGCTCTCCAGGGAATTCG GGCAGTTGTTCAGCTCAGAGACACTCAATACGCTGAAGAACGACCAATCAGATACGACTATTCAGAATGACGTCAGAATACTTCAGGATATCGTGTGCAGAGTGAGAGAGCTACAGACAGATCCCATGGAGTTTGCCTGCCTCAAAGCTTTGGCTTTGTTTAGACCAG ATTCTCGTGGTGTTTGTGAGGTATCAATAGTTGAGAGACTACAGGACGAGACACAGCTATCCCTAGCTGAATACAACCATACTCATTACATGACGCAAAGGGCACGCTTTGGAAAGCTGCTTTTACTACTTCCTTCTGTTCGCAAAGTGCATTCCAG